A single window of Acidobacteriota bacterium DNA harbors:
- the accB gene encoding acetyl-CoA carboxylase biotin carboxyl carrier protein yields MNVKEIKELVDLVSRRGLAGLEIERAGFRLRIEGAPRVPAAGPRGWEPAVFAEPVSLPAPAAPVAGPPAVARVAPGPPGSGETEGFHVLTSPIVGTFYRAANPDADPFVKVGDVVEKGKTLCIVEAMKLMNEIEADVAGTIVAIYPQNAQPVEFGEKLFAIQPR; encoded by the coding sequence ATGAACGTCAAGGAAATCAAGGAACTGGTGGACCTCGTATCCCGACGCGGGCTCGCGGGTCTCGAGATCGAACGCGCGGGCTTCCGCCTGCGGATCGAGGGCGCCCCGCGGGTCCCGGCCGCGGGGCCGCGCGGCTGGGAGCCGGCCGTGTTCGCGGAGCCCGTCTCCCTGCCCGCGCCCGCCGCGCCGGTCGCAGGGCCGCCCGCCGTCGCCCGCGTCGCGCCCGGCCCCCCGGGCTCGGGCGAGACCGAGGGCTTCCACGTCCTCACGTCGCCCATCGTGGGCACTTTCTACCGCGCGGCCAATCCCGACGCGGATCCGTTCGTCAAGGTCGGCGACGTGGTCGAGAAGGGCAAGACGCTCTGCATCGTCGAGGCGATGAAACTCATGAACGAAATCGAGGCGGACGTGGCGGGGACGATCGTGGCGATCTACCCGCAGAACGCGCAGCCGGTCGAGTTCGGCGAAAAACTCTTCGCGATCCAGCCCCGCTGA
- a CDS encoding shikimate kinase, which produces MAAAPGRIYLVGFMGSGKTTAGRLLAGLFGLPFVDLDLAFEAMAGQTIRETFETRGEPWFREREAELLRGTASLGAAVVALGGGTFTFPENRDFVKSHGLSIFLDAPFDVIAERLAGKTADRPLFPSEERARELWEARLPSYRMADRTLDVTRDMTAADVAGRLADLAAPPLTAPDGAA; this is translated from the coding sequence GTGGCGGCCGCGCCGGGGCGCATCTACCTCGTCGGCTTCATGGGAAGCGGGAAGACGACCGCCGGACGGCTCCTCGCCGGGCTGTTCGGCCTCCCGTTCGTCGATCTCGACCTCGCGTTCGAGGCGATGGCGGGGCAGACGATCCGCGAGACGTTCGAGACGCGGGGCGAACCGTGGTTTCGCGAGCGCGAGGCCGAGCTCCTGCGCGGGACGGCGTCGCTCGGGGCGGCCGTCGTCGCGCTCGGCGGCGGGACGTTCACGTTCCCCGAGAATCGCGACTTCGTAAAGTCGCACGGGCTCTCGATCTTCCTCGACGCGCCGTTCGACGTGATCGCCGAGCGGCTGGCCGGCAAGACCGCCGACCGGCCTCTGTTTCCCTCCGAGGAGCGTGCGCGGGAGCTCTGGGAGGCGCGCCTCCCATCCTATAGAATGGCAGATCGGACGCTCGACGTGACACGCGACATGACTGCGGCCGACGTGGCCGGCCGACTGGCGGATCTCGCGGCACCGCCGCTGACGGCCCCGGACGGAGCGGCCTGA
- a CDS encoding ABC transporter ATP-binding protein, with protein sequence MIRFEGAVKRYGDKTALSDLTLEIPAGALFALVGPNGAGKTTAIGLLTGLLSPTSGRTFLAGVDVARDPVAAKSRLGFVPDRPYLWPKWTPRETLRFVGAVFGARSAALEARIDDELAEFDLAAVADSRNETLSHGTRQRVALAQAFLHDPEVLVLDEPMVGLDPIAQRSLGGRLRALAARGSAVLLTTHQLAQAEELATDAGLLFDGRLLARGAPGALRTASGVTGALSEVFFALAGDPPA encoded by the coding sequence GTGATCCGGTTCGAGGGGGCCGTCAAGCGCTACGGCGACAAGACGGCCCTCTCGGACCTCACGCTCGAGATCCCCGCCGGCGCTCTCTTCGCTCTCGTCGGCCCGAACGGGGCCGGCAAGACGACCGCGATCGGCCTCCTCACCGGCCTGCTCTCCCCTACTTCCGGGCGGACGTTTCTCGCGGGCGTCGACGTCGCACGCGACCCCGTCGCCGCCAAGTCGAGGCTCGGGTTCGTGCCGGACCGGCCCTACCTCTGGCCGAAGTGGACGCCGCGCGAGACGCTCCGCTTCGTCGGCGCCGTCTTCGGCGCGCGCAGCGCCGCGCTCGAGGCGCGGATCGACGACGAGCTCGCGGAATTCGACCTCGCGGCCGTCGCGGACTCGCGCAACGAGACGCTCTCGCACGGCACGCGGCAGCGCGTCGCGCTCGCACAGGCGTTTCTGCACGACCCCGAGGTGCTCGTCCTCGACGAGCCGATGGTCGGGCTCGATCCGATCGCCCAGCGGAGCCTCGGCGGCCGCCTGCGCGCCCTCGCCGCCCGCGGCTCGGCCGTCCTCCTCACGACGCACCAGCTCGCGCAGGCCGAGGAGCTCGCGACGGACGCGGGCCTCCTGTTCGACGGGCGTCTCCTCGCGCGCGGAGCGCCCGGGGCGCTCCGCACCGCGTCGGGCGTCACGGGCGCGCTCTCGGAGGTCTTCTTCGCGCTCGCCGGGGATCCGCCGGCGTGA
- a CDS encoding peptidylprolyl isomerase produces MTHGGRRAAATAGILLAAAGCVSFGGAPGPPKGTYRERLHGFAGLLAMEDRRSYDPLLAGRMAASPDPWLRAKTALAAGRLRDPDASILIPPLLADPEASVRGAAALAAGVSGDVRLVPLLAKALRDADAATAANAAEALGKLGGKDATDALLAVLAARDGVTSTRAASALAMFRRPEARTVAALVKVLAEDPLAPELRQAAVYSLSRKPEPAAVPALRAVLRKGSDEPIVVSWAARAVGLLGDEESAADLVALARSPSVSIAVQALGALNSLSKQNLFSESSDLTRIVRGVGLLRAKDFVPGVAVAAIRLLGVLPDSPESRAALEENLLRKGWRGQTALVALTRLDGARAPEKAAARLEKAIVGGTLEQRLGAAEALEYLAGGETGKDKEGISLNDPLVTTLLADPAARVRAAVLSSLSKNSSPRAFFWLLAGLADRDPAVRGVALEESAPLLEKGSEDLRRAWKSAFDAAFDSSEPDFTVGALDAAAARGEAGRALVAGHANDADAVTRDKARRVLVEKYGAAAASFRPIPVNTRLTDADYDRLSRAANESLFSATVETARGTAVLDLDAEEAPMTVESFRALAAKRFFDGIVIHRVVPDFVVQTGDPRGDGSGGPGYAIRDEINALRYARGAVGMALSGPDTGGSQWFATLAPQIHLDGGYTVFGRVRSGMDLFDGTEQDDTLVSVRVTERPRPARPPGASE; encoded by the coding sequence TTGACCCACGGCGGGCGCCGCGCCGCGGCCACGGCTGGGATTCTTCTCGCCGCTGCCGGCTGCGTGTCTTTCGGCGGCGCGCCCGGCCCGCCGAAGGGCACGTACCGCGAGCGCCTCCACGGTTTCGCCGGCCTCCTCGCGATGGAGGACCGGCGCTCCTACGACCCGCTCCTCGCAGGCCGCATGGCCGCGTCCCCGGACCCGTGGCTGCGCGCAAAGACGGCGCTTGCCGCGGGCCGCCTCCGGGATCCCGACGCGTCGATCCTGATCCCGCCCCTGCTGGCCGATCCCGAGGCTTCCGTCCGCGGCGCGGCGGCGCTCGCGGCGGGGGTCTCGGGCGACGTGCGGCTCGTGCCGCTTCTTGCGAAGGCTCTCCGGGACGCCGACGCGGCGACGGCGGCCAACGCCGCCGAGGCGCTCGGCAAGCTCGGCGGCAAGGACGCGACGGACGCGCTCCTGGCCGTTCTCGCGGCGCGCGACGGCGTCACGTCGACACGCGCCGCAAGCGCACTCGCGATGTTCCGCAGGCCCGAGGCGAGGACGGTCGCGGCGCTGGTGAAGGTCCTCGCAGAGGATCCTCTTGCTCCCGAGCTGAGGCAGGCGGCCGTCTATTCACTGTCGCGCAAGCCAGAACCCGCAGCCGTTCCGGCGCTTCGCGCCGTGCTTAGAAAGGGTTCGGACGAGCCGATCGTCGTTTCCTGGGCAGCACGCGCAGTCGGGTTGCTGGGGGATGAAGAGAGCGCCGCGGACCTCGTCGCGCTCGCCCGCAGCCCGAGCGTCTCGATCGCGGTACAGGCGTTGGGCGCGCTGAATTCACTTTCTAAGCAGAATCTCTTCTCCGAGTCTTCGGACCTGACTCGGATCGTCCGGGGCGTCGGTCTCCTCCGAGCAAAAGACTTCGTCCCCGGGGTCGCCGTTGCGGCGATCCGCCTTCTCGGCGTGCTGCCGGATTCGCCCGAGTCGCGGGCGGCGCTCGAAGAGAACCTTCTTCGAAAGGGGTGGAGAGGGCAGACGGCTCTCGTCGCCCTGACGCGCCTCGATGGGGCACGGGCGCCCGAGAAGGCCGCCGCGCGGCTCGAGAAGGCGATCGTCGGCGGGACGCTCGAGCAGCGTCTCGGCGCCGCCGAGGCGCTGGAATATCTTGCCGGAGGAGAGACCGGGAAGGACAAAGAGGGGATTTCTTTGAATGACCCTCTCGTAACGACCCTTCTCGCTGATCCCGCCGCGCGCGTCCGCGCTGCCGTCCTTTCTTCACTTTCAAAGAATTCTTCTCCCCGGGCTTTCTTCTGGCTCCTCGCGGGCCTCGCTGACCGCGACCCTGCGGTGCGCGGAGTGGCGCTCGAGGAGTCCGCGCCCCTGCTCGAAAAGGGGAGTGAGGACCTCCGGCGCGCCTGGAAGTCCGCGTTCGACGCCGCGTTCGACTCGAGCGAACCGGACTTCACGGTCGGCGCGCTGGACGCCGCCGCCGCGCGTGGCGAGGCCGGGCGGGCTCTCGTCGCCGGCCACGCGAACGACGCCGACGCCGTGACGCGGGACAAGGCCCGGCGCGTTCTCGTCGAGAAATACGGCGCCGCGGCCGCCTCTTTCCGCCCGATTCCCGTGAATACGCGGCTCACGGACGCGGATTACGACCGTCTCTCGCGGGCCGCCAACGAATCTCTCTTCTCGGCGACGGTCGAGACCGCGCGGGGGACCGCCGTCCTCGACCTCGACGCCGAGGAGGCCCCGATGACGGTCGAGAGTTTCCGCGCGCTCGCCGCGAAGCGCTTCTTCGACGGCATCGTGATCCATCGCGTCGTCCCGGACTTCGTCGTCCAGACCGGCGATCCGCGCGGCGACGGGAGCGGCGGCCCGGGTTACGCGATCCGAGACGAGATCAACGCCCTCCGTTACGCGCGCGGCGCCGTGGGCATGGCCCTGTCCGGACCGGATACCGGCGGCTCGCAGTGGTTCGCGACGCTGGCGCCCCAGATTCACCTCGACGGCGGGTACACGGTGTTCGGCAGGGTGCGGAGCGGGATGGACCTCTTCGACGGCACGGAGCAGGACGACACGCTCGTCTCCGTGCGCGTGACGGAGCGCCCGCGTCCGGCGCGGCCGCCGGGAGCGTCCGAGTGA
- a CDS encoding metallophosphoesterase family protein: MRYLIISDLHSNDEALTAVLRRVKRKKFERVICLGDFVGYAADPNKVLDRYRTFRRPTYAIRGNHDKVVSGVEEGALFNPPALEAARWTTDRLSRENADFLRKLAPGPEVVDGKFVVCHGSPLDEDAYIFSDFDASLNFVQMHRLAEGVNLCFFGHSHIPSIFTLEPGGIRVEAVRDPRYKLRLDPEKRYLVNPGSVGQPRDRNPRAAYAIYDSDAGVVHFDRVPYDVATTRRKIERAGLPAVLGDRLLVGL, encoded by the coding sequence GTGCGCTACCTGATCATCTCCGATCTGCACTCGAACGACGAGGCGCTGACGGCCGTCCTCCGGCGCGTCAAGCGCAAGAAATTCGAGCGCGTCATCTGCCTCGGGGACTTCGTCGGCTACGCCGCAGACCCGAACAAGGTCCTCGACCGCTACCGCACCTTCCGGCGCCCGACGTACGCGATCCGGGGAAACCACGACAAGGTCGTCTCGGGCGTCGAGGAGGGCGCGCTCTTCAATCCGCCCGCCCTCGAGGCCGCTCGCTGGACGACGGACCGGCTCTCCCGCGAGAACGCCGACTTCCTGAGGAAGCTCGCCCCGGGTCCCGAGGTCGTCGACGGGAAGTTCGTCGTGTGCCACGGTTCGCCTCTGGACGAGGACGCGTACATCTTCTCGGACTTCGACGCGTCGCTGAACTTCGTACAGATGCACCGGCTCGCCGAGGGCGTCAACCTGTGCTTCTTCGGCCACAGCCACATCCCGTCGATCTTCACGCTCGAGCCCGGCGGCATCCGCGTCGAGGCCGTGCGCGACCCGCGGTACAAGCTGCGCCTCGACCCCGAGAAGCGCTACCTCGTGAACCCCGGCTCCGTGGGCCAGCCGCGCGACCGCAATCCGCGCGCCGCGTACGCGATCTACGATTCGGACGCGGGCGTCGTCCACTTCGACCGTGTCCCGTACGACGTCGCGACGACCCGCCGGAAGATCGAGCGCGCCGGGCTTCCGGCGGTGCTCGGGGACCGGCTCCTCGTCGGCCTTTGA
- the accC gene encoding acetyl-CoA carboxylase biotin carboxylase subunit, which produces MFQKVLVANRGEIALRIIAACKELGVATVAVHSEADRDALHVRAADESVCIGPPAPSGSYLNITSLVAAAEITGADAVHPGYGFLAENAHFAEILEEVGLKWIGASPDSIRRMGDKAVAKSTVKDSGVPTVPGSAGPLDSIEDSMRLAERIGYPVLLKAVAGGGGRGMRVARNDKELAAAFELATREAERAFGNGSLYLEKYLAEPRHVEIQIFGDAHGRVVHLGERECSLQRRHQKIMEESPSPALSDALRAKMGAAAVACARAVNYVGAGTVEFLLDEDGSFFFMEMNTRIQVEHPVTEMVTGFDLVKEQIRVAAGEPLSFGPTPGDGDGAGWKPRGHAIEFRINAEDPVTFAPSPGTITTFHLPGGPGVRVDTAAYSGWKIPPYYDSLIAKLIVHGRDREEALARGRRALELFIVEGVKTTIPLHLRLLDDPDVRRGRFSTKWLERWLLKHGPG; this is translated from the coding sequence GTGTTCCAGAAGGTTCTCGTCGCCAACCGTGGAGAGATCGCGCTCCGCATCATCGCCGCCTGCAAGGAGCTGGGCGTCGCGACCGTGGCCGTCCATTCGGAGGCCGACCGTGACGCGCTCCACGTCCGGGCCGCGGACGAGTCGGTGTGCATCGGGCCGCCGGCGCCGTCCGGCTCCTACCTGAACATCACGTCGCTCGTCGCGGCGGCCGAGATCACCGGGGCCGACGCCGTGCACCCCGGCTACGGCTTTCTCGCGGAGAACGCGCACTTCGCCGAGATCCTCGAGGAAGTCGGCCTGAAGTGGATCGGCGCGTCGCCCGACTCGATCCGGCGCATGGGAGACAAGGCGGTCGCGAAGTCGACCGTCAAGGATTCCGGCGTGCCCACGGTCCCCGGAAGCGCGGGCCCGCTCGACTCGATCGAGGACTCGATGCGCCTCGCCGAACGGATCGGGTACCCCGTGCTCCTGAAGGCCGTCGCCGGGGGCGGCGGGCGCGGGATGCGCGTGGCGCGCAACGACAAGGAGCTCGCCGCGGCCTTCGAGCTCGCGACGCGGGAGGCCGAGCGCGCGTTCGGCAACGGCAGCCTCTACCTCGAGAAGTACCTCGCCGAGCCGCGCCACGTCGAGATCCAGATCTTCGGCGACGCCCACGGACGCGTCGTCCACCTTGGCGAGCGCGAGTGCTCGCTCCAGCGCCGGCACCAGAAGATCATGGAAGAGTCGCCGTCGCCGGCGCTCTCCGACGCCCTGCGCGCGAAAATGGGCGCGGCGGCCGTCGCGTGCGCGCGGGCCGTGAACTACGTCGGCGCCGGCACCGTGGAGTTTCTCCTCGACGAGGACGGGTCGTTCTTCTTCATGGAGATGAACACGCGCATCCAGGTCGAGCACCCGGTGACCGAGATGGTCACGGGCTTCGACCTCGTGAAGGAGCAAATCCGCGTGGCGGCGGGGGAGCCCCTGTCCTTCGGCCCGACGCCCGGCGACGGGGACGGGGCCGGCTGGAAGCCGCGCGGGCACGCGATCGAGTTCCGCATTAACGCGGAGGATCCCGTCACGTTCGCGCCGTCGCCCGGCACGATCACGACGTTTCACCTCCCGGGCGGACCCGGCGTCCGCGTCGACACGGCCGCCTACTCGGGCTGGAAGATCCCGCCGTACTACGACTCGCTCATCGCGAAGCTCATCGTCCACGGCCGCGACCGCGAGGAGGCGCTCGCCCGCGGCAGGCGCGCGCTCGAGCTCTTCATCGTCGAGGGCGTCAAGACGACGATCCCGCTCCACCTGCGGCTCCTCGACGACCCGGACGTGCGGCGCGGGCGCTTCTCCACGAAGTGGCTCGAGCGCTGGCTCCTCAAGCACGGACCGGGCTGA